CCGGGCTCTCGCACCGCCTCCGGCACTCCGTCCAGGACCGACCGATGGGCGGCCCGGCGCAGGGGGACCGGCGCCGTCGGCCGGGCCGGGGGCTCGCCGCCGTGCTCCGGCGGGTCCAGCAGGTCGATGGTGGCGAAGTCGGCGAGCGCGGGCACGCAGACGTCAGCCAGCTCCTGGGCCGTACGGGCGACGTCAAGGGTGCTGCCGATGCGCACGCTCGCCTCGTTCACCAGCTGCAGCCGCTGCCGGGCCCGGTAGTTGTCGGTGATGTCGTGCGCGGCCAGACACACGCCGCGCACCCGGCCCCGCGCGTCCCTGACCGGGGCCATCCGGGCGAGCCAGGCGTGGGCGAGGTCCTCGCCGCCGATGCGCTGGAAGGTCTGCACGTCCAGGGACTGCCCCGTGGTCAGCACCTGGAGCATGCCCTCCTCCAGGTCCTGGCTCTGCGGCTTGCCGCCGATCTCCGGCAGCCGCAGCCCACACAGGCGCTCCTGCGGCAGACCGATGACCTCGGCCATCGCGTCGTTCATCCGGCGCAGCCGCAGCTCCGCGTCGTACACGGCGACCGCGCACGGCGACTGGATCAGGCTCGCCGCGGTGAGCGGGTCGTCCTCGTCGCGCGATTCCGCGCCGGTCAGCGGGGTGACCAGCAGCCAGCTGCCGCCGTGTCCGTCGTGCGGCGGCCGGCGGTGGGCGAGCAGCCAGACCGGGACGGTACGGCCGTCCCGGTGGCGCAATCCGACCGTTCCCTCCCAGCGGGTGCCCGTGGGCACGGCCGGGGTGTCGTCGGCCAGGAGACGGGCGGCGGGGCGGCCCAGAACCGCGTCCGCGGGGTGGCCGAGCAGGCGGCACGCGCCCTCGTTCCACTCGACCAGTGTCCCGTCGTCGTCGATGACCGCCCGGGCCGTCGCCGCGTCGTCGAACGGATAGACCCGGCTCATCGTCGCCGCTCCCCAGCGCACACTCACAGTGAACAGGTGGCACCTCTCGTGTTCCAGCGTAGTGCGTCCGGGACTCCCGTGAATCGCAACCTCCGCCCACCCCGCCGGTCGGTCGAACAAGGTCAAGGGGGAGATCCGGTCGATCTGCCGCCGGGCGCGGACGCGCGGTTCCCGACCCTTGACGATCGCGTGTGGCAGGCCGTCAGAATCTGTTTGTTCACGATCAGTTGTGAGTACTTCTGGGTCCTGATGAGGGAGAGCCGCCATGACGGTCACTCGCCGATCGGTTCTGGTCGCCGCCACTGCAACACCCGCGGCCGGAGCGCTGCTGAGCGTTCCCGCGGCCCCGGCCGCCGGTGCCGCCGAGGCGTCCGCCGGCGGACGCCGGACCGTACCCCTACGGGACGGCTGGCGTTTCGCCCTGGCCAACCCGGACGGCATCACCGACCCGACCGGCGCCTACGCGCGAGCGGCCGACCCCGGCTACGACGACTCCGCCTGGCGCGAGGTCGCCGTCCCGCACGACTGGAGCATCGAGCAGACCCCGACCACCGACCACGGCACCACCAGTGGCACCGGCTTCCTGCCGGGCGGCCTCGGCTGGTACCGGCTCGCCTTCACGCTCCCGCCCGCCTGCGCGGGCAAGCGCATCTCGGTCGAGTTCGACGGCGTCTACATGGACTCCCATGTCTACTGCAACGGCATCGAAGCCGGCCACCACCCCTATGGCTACACCGGCTTCGCCCTCGACCTCACGGACCTCGTGCACACCGACGGAACGACCCCCGACGTGCTCGCGGTCAAGGTGCGGAACCAACTGCCCAGCAGCCGCTGGTACTCCGGCAGCGGCATCTACCGCGAGGCCCGGCTCGTCATCACCGAACCGGTGCACGTGGCACGCTGGGGCACCTACGTCACCACCCCCGAGGTCTCGGCCGGCCGCGCCCAGGTCCGGGTGGCCACGACGGTGCGCAACGAGTCCGGCACCGGCACCGACGTACAGCTCCTGTCCAGGATCACCGGCCCCGACGGCCGCACGCTCGCCCGTACGGCCACCACGGTCGCCGTCTCCGACCAGGCCACCGAGACCCATGAACTGACCGTCGGCAAACCCCTGTTGTGGGACGTCACGACCCCGGAGCACCGCTACACCCTGCACACCGAAGTGCGTGTCGCGGGCCGTACGACGGACACCCATGAGACGCCCTTCGGCATCCGCACCTACCGCTTCGACCCCGACGAGGGCTTCTCCCTCAACGGCACCCACACCAAGATCAAGGGCGTCGACCTGCACCACGACCAGGGCGCGCTCGGCGCCGCGATCAGTATCGACGCGGTGCGCAGACAGATGCGGATCATGAAGTCGATGGGCGTCAACGCCTTGCGTACCTCCCACAACCCGCCCTCGCCGCAGATGATTCAGGTCTGCGAGGAACTGGGCATCGTGATGATGGTGGAGGCCTTTGACTGCTGGCGCACCGGCAAAACGACGTACGACTACGGCCGGTTCTTCGACGAGTGGTGCGAGAAGGACGCCACCGAGATGGTGCTGGCCGCCCGGAACTCACCGGCCGTCGTCCTGTGGTCCATCGGAAACGAGATCCCGGACTCCACCTCCACGGCCGGGCTCGCCATGGCCGACCGGATCATCGGCGCGATCAAGGCCGCCGACAACACCCGCCCGGTCGTGATCGGTTCGAACAAGTACCACGGCGTGCCCGCCACCGGTTCCCCGGCCGACCGCCTGCTCGCCAAGCTCGACGGCCTCGGCCTGAACTACAACACGGCCAGATCCGTCGACGCGCTGCACGCCAAGTACCCCCACCTGTTCCTCTTCGAGTCCGAGTCCTCCTCGGAGACCTCGACCCGGGGCGCGTACCAGGAGCCGGAACGCCTCAACACGGGCGAGAACCACACCCCCGGCAGGCGGGAGACCTCCTCCTACGACAACAACCTCGCCTCCTGGACGATGAGCGGCGAGTACGGGCACAAGAAGGACCGGGACCGCAGGTGGTTCGCGGGGCAGTTCCTGTGGTCCGGCATCGACTACATCGGAGAGCCCACCCCGTACGACGTCTTCCCGGTCAAGGCGTCCTTCTTCGGCGCGGTCGACACGGCCGGCTTCCCGAAGGACATGTACCACCTCTTCAAGAGCCAGTGGACGACCGAGCCGATGGTCCATCTGCTGCCGATGACCTGGAACCACGAGCAGGGCGACACGGTCGAGGTCTGGGCCTACGCGAACGTGCCGTCGGTGGAGCTGTTCCTCAACGGAAAGTCCCTCGGGACACGGGAGTTCGACGTCAAGCGGACCACCGACGGACGGAGCTACCTGGAGACCACCGAGGCCACCGGCGACGACAAGACCTTCACCGACGGCCCCTACCCGGGCAGCTACACCAGCCCCGGCGGCAGCGCGGGCAAGCTGCATCTGACCTGGAAGGTGCCGTTCCGGCCGGGCGAGTTGAAGGCGGTGGCCCGGCGGGACGGCCAGGTGGTCGCCACCGACGTACTGCGCACCGCCGGAGCCCCGCACGCCGTACGCCTCACCGCCGACCGCACGTCGCTCGCCGCGGACGGCCGCTCCCTGGTGTTCGTCACTGCCGAGATCGTCGACGCGCGGGGCGTGGTGGTGCCCGACGCCGGGCACCTGATCACCTTCGACGCCCGCGGCGGCTCGCTGGCCGGGGTCGACAACGGCCGCGAGGAGAGCGCCGAGCGCTACCAGGCGAGCACCCGCACGGCGTTCCACGGCAAGGCCCTCGCCATCGTCCGCTCCGGCACGCGGCCGGGCTCGCTGACGGTCACCGCACGGGCGGACGGTCTGCTCACCGGCACGGTGAAGGTGCACACCACCGCGGCGAGCGAGCCGACGCGCACCCCGGCGGGGGTCTTCAAGCCCGACCACCCGGAACCACTGAACCACCCCTACGCGGACGCCAGTTACTCCGGACGCCCGGACACCCTGCCCGCCGCCATGCTCGACGGCGACCCGGCCACCGGCTGGTCCAACGCCTTCGCTGAGTCGGCCACCGCGCTGCTGCCCGCGTTCAGCGGGGCGCGCGCGACGGACTGGGTGTCGGTCGACTTCGGACGCAGCCGCACCTTCGACCACGTGGCCGTCTCCTTCACCGTGGACACCACCCATACCCTCCCCGCGCGGATCGAGGCGGCGCTCTGGGACGGCCACGCCTATGTGCCGGTGACGGGCGCGAAGGTGGACTGGGCCACGGCCTCGGACACCCCGACCGTGCTCACCTTCGACGCCCGGCGCGGCTCCCGGCTCCGCCTGACCCTGACGAGCGCCCACCCGGGGGAGACGAAGGGGGCGGTGCGGATCAGCCGGCTGGAGGTGTGACCCGGGCTCCGAGGTGACCGCACACGCGGCGCCGTGGAAGACCAGCCCCAGGGCGCGGCACCGCCTGGACCGTTACGGTGCTCATCCCGTGCGGTGGGGTTGCTCACGGGCGCCGGTGAGGTGCCTCCACCCAGAGGGGTAGCCCCAGCGGCCAGCTGCGGCGGCTGCACCTCCCAAGGGGAGCGACCAGCCACGACGGACCCGCGGTCCATCCACGGACCAGCACGGCAGATTCCGCGGAGCGCACCGTGAGAGTCACGTCGGCCTCCTTCACACCAGGGACGGCTGCAGCGCGCCCTCGTGGGTGAGCAGCCACAGCTTGCGCTCGACTCCGCCCGCGTACCCGCGCATCGAGCCGTCCGCGCCGATCACCCGGTGACAGGGGCGTACGAGCAGGAGGGGGTTGTCGCCGAGCGCCCGGCCGACCGCGCGCAGGTCGGCGCGGGGCACGCGCAGCCGGGCGGCCAGCTCGCCGTACGTGGTCGTCGTGCCGTAGGGGATGTCCTCCAGGGCCTGCCACACCGCCCGCTGGAACGGGCTGCCGGTGGCCGCGAGCGGCAGCTCGAACCGGGTCCGGCGGCCCGCGAAGTAGGCGTCCAGCTGGCGGTGCGCCTCGGCGAACGGCGTGTCGTCGCGGTCCGCCGCACGGACAGCGGGCGCGCCACGCTGCCCGGGCATGCTGAGCGAGGTGAGCGTGAACCCGGACGGCGCGACCGACCCGGTCAGCAGCAGGTCGCCCAGCGGGCTCGGGTGGCCGGTGTGGACAGTGGGTGTGTTCATCGGGGTGCTCCTTCTCTGCTCCCGGGTTCCTTCCGTGCCACCGAGTCTGCTGCGTCGAGCGGTCCGTGACCGGCGGGAATCGGACATGGCTCTCGAAGCCCAGGTACCGGAGGGAAGGGCTGCTGACCAGGCGATATTTACGAGTAAGTACCCGCGCGGTACCGTGAGGGGTATGCCAGCTCTCAACGTGGAGTTCAGCGACCGGGAACTCGAGGACCTGCGGCAGATCGCCAAGGAGCGCGGTACGTCGATGAAGGCCCTCGTGCGCGAGGCCGCCGCTGCCGACATAGCCCGGCACCGGGCGCTGCAAGAAGGCGCCCAGGCCTTCCGGCAGTTCTTCGCCACGCACGCCGAGGAGTTCGCGGCGGCCTTCCCCGACGACGAGTCCCCTGCGAAGGACGAGGCCGCCTGACGCATGCCCTCCGTCATCCACATCGACGTCCCCTGGCTGCTCCAGCGTCACGAGGAGGTCCTGCCCGACCAGCCCTCGGTCGACGACTTCTCCGCCCTGGTCGCCGCCGTCGCCCGGCACCGCGTGGATCCGCCCCGGCTCGGCGTGGACTCCGACCCCGCCTGGCGGGCCGCCGCCCTGCTGCACACCCTCGCCGTGCTCAAGCCCCTGCCCGCCGCCAACGCCCGTTTCGCCTGCGCGACGGCCGTGGCCTACATGTTCGTCAGCGGTGTCGGCATCGACCCGCCCTACGGCGCCCTCGTCGACCTCGCCCGCGATCTGATCTCCGGCAAGGCCGATGTGTACGGCGCGGCCGACCGGCTGCGCTCCTGGCAGATCTGAGCCCTCCCGGCCCGCGGTCTCCCGGCCCCCGCCCCGGCCGGAGGGGGAAGCCGCC
The genomic region above belongs to Streptomyces sp. CG1 and contains:
- a CDS encoding toxin Doc, translated to MPSVIHIDVPWLLQRHEEVLPDQPSVDDFSALVAAVARHRVDPPRLGVDSDPAWRAAALLHTLAVLKPLPAANARFACATAVAYMFVSGVGIDPPYGALVDLARDLISGKADVYGAADRLRSWQI
- a CDS encoding methylated-DNA--[protein]-cysteine S-methyltransferase encodes the protein MNTPTVHTGHPSPLGDLLLTGSVAPSGFTLTSLSMPGQRGAPAVRAADRDDTPFAEAHRQLDAYFAGRRTRFELPLAATGSPFQRAVWQALEDIPYGTTTTYGELAARLRVPRADLRAVGRALGDNPLLLVRPCHRVIGADGSMRGYAGGVERKLWLLTHEGALQPSLV
- a CDS encoding glycoside hydrolase family 2 TIM barrel-domain containing protein, which codes for MTVTRRSVLVAATATPAAGALLSVPAAPAAGAAEASAGGRRTVPLRDGWRFALANPDGITDPTGAYARAADPGYDDSAWREVAVPHDWSIEQTPTTDHGTTSGTGFLPGGLGWYRLAFTLPPACAGKRISVEFDGVYMDSHVYCNGIEAGHHPYGYTGFALDLTDLVHTDGTTPDVLAVKVRNQLPSSRWYSGSGIYREARLVITEPVHVARWGTYVTTPEVSAGRAQVRVATTVRNESGTGTDVQLLSRITGPDGRTLARTATTVAVSDQATETHELTVGKPLLWDVTTPEHRYTLHTEVRVAGRTTDTHETPFGIRTYRFDPDEGFSLNGTHTKIKGVDLHHDQGALGAAISIDAVRRQMRIMKSMGVNALRTSHNPPSPQMIQVCEELGIVMMVEAFDCWRTGKTTYDYGRFFDEWCEKDATEMVLAARNSPAVVLWSIGNEIPDSTSTAGLAMADRIIGAIKAADNTRPVVIGSNKYHGVPATGSPADRLLAKLDGLGLNYNTARSVDALHAKYPHLFLFESESSSETSTRGAYQEPERLNTGENHTPGRRETSSYDNNLASWTMSGEYGHKKDRDRRWFAGQFLWSGIDYIGEPTPYDVFPVKASFFGAVDTAGFPKDMYHLFKSQWTTEPMVHLLPMTWNHEQGDTVEVWAYANVPSVELFLNGKSLGTREFDVKRTTDGRSYLETTEATGDDKTFTDGPYPGSYTSPGGSAGKLHLTWKVPFRPGELKAVARRDGQVVATDVLRTAGAPHAVRLTADRTSLAADGRSLVFVTAEIVDARGVVVPDAGHLITFDARGGSLAGVDNGREESAERYQASTRTAFHGKALAIVRSGTRPGSLTVTARADGLLTGTVKVHTTAASEPTRTPAGVFKPDHPEPLNHPYADASYSGRPDTLPAAMLDGDPATGWSNAFAESATALLPAFSGARATDWVSVDFGRSRTFDHVAVSFTVDTTHTLPARIEAALWDGHAYVPVTGAKVDWATASDTPTVLTFDARRGSRLRLTLTSAHPGETKGAVRISRLEV